A genomic stretch from Chitinophagaceae bacterium includes:
- a CDS encoding cytochrome c has translation MRSTKIILIGLVTTVLAAASCNNGPRRDTGKIYMPDMAYSRAVETYSDHSYLNEAGINYDASPVAGTIKRGGVAAFPIAMDKVGDTANYVASKQVVNPLPALDSAGMAEAARLYLINCGICHGTKLDGNGPIYNGGNGPYPIAPRNLVADPVVSKMSMGQMMYSVTYGKNLMGSYASQLSTKQRWMVIHYVKSMQPGGNTAAAASAPASDTTKATTK, from the coding sequence ATGCGTTCAACAAAGATTATTTTAATTGGATTGGTTACAACAGTATTGGCGGCAGCTTCCTGCAACAATGGGCCACGCCGTGATACAGGTAAAATTTATATGCCCGATATGGCATACAGCCGTGCGGTTGAAACTTACAGTGACCATAGCTATCTGAACGAAGCAGGAATTAATTATGATGCATCGCCTGTTGCAGGTACCATTAAACGTGGTGGTGTTGCGGCATTTCCAATAGCAATGGATAAAGTGGGCGATACAGCAAATTATGTTGCATCAAAACAGGTTGTTAACCCATTACCTGCTTTAGATTCGGCTGGTATGGCAGAAGCGGCCAGGCTTTACCTGATTAATTGCGGAATTTGTCACGGAACAAAACTGGATGGAAACGGCCCTATTTATAATGGTGGTAACGGACCTTATCCAATTGCTCCAAGAAACTTAGTTGCAGATCCGGTTGTATCGAAAATGTCAATGGGTCAAATGATGTATTCAGTTACCTACGGCAAAAACCTGATGGGCAGCTATGCTTCACAACTGAGTACAAAACAAAGATGGATGGTGATACACTATGTGAAAAGTATGCAGCCCGGTGGAAATACTGCTGCTGCGGCAAGCGCACCTGCATCAGATACAACAAAAGCAACCACTAAATAA
- a CDS encoding DUF3341 domain-containing protein, protein MSVKKFVVGCFDDEKTLFPAVKNTRKAGYKIHDVYTPFPIHGLDHAMGLRDTSLHTAGFIYAMTGTTTALTFMSWVFTKDWPMNIGGKPHLPLPAFIPIVFELTVLCAAVGMVLTFCYLCQLAPFVRKDHFHLRSTDDLFVMPIEITEKTNAEEVKAFFQSAGAVEIFEKEAETGWWLGRYDKTKKAFEKEEIVTA, encoded by the coding sequence ATGTCTGTAAAAAAATTCGTAGTCGGCTGTTTTGATGATGAAAAAACGCTGTTCCCTGCGGTAAAAAATACCCGCAAGGCAGGTTATAAGATTCATGATGTATACACGCCATTCCCGATTCATGGTTTAGATCATGCAATGGGTTTGCGTGATACAAGTTTACATACTGCCGGTTTTATTTATGCAATGACAGGTACAACCACTGCATTAACGTTCATGAGCTGGGTGTTTACCAAAGACTGGCCCATGAATATTGGTGGTAAACCACATTTGCCATTACCAGCGTTCATTCCCATTGTGTTTGAATTAACGGTATTGTGTGCTGCGGTTGGTATGGTGTTGACGTTCTGCTACCTGTGCCAGTTGGCACCGTTTGTACGGAAAGATCATTTCCACCTGCGGTCAACAGATGATTTATTTGTAATGCCCATTGAAATCACTGAAAAAACAAATGCCGAAGAGGTGAAAGCGTTTTTTCAGAGTGCAGGTGCAGTGGAGATATTTGAAAAGGAAGCTGAAACAGGCTGGTGGCTGGGTCGTTACGACAAAACAAAAAAAGCGTTTGAAAAAGAAGAAATCGTTACAGCATAA
- a CDS encoding TAT-variant-translocated molybdopterin oxidoreductase has protein sequence MSKKYWQSFGELNNTKAYNADAENEFKEDLPFEMDDSGAKAPRRDFLKYLGFSTAAATLAASCEIPVKKAIPFLNKPVDIVPGVANYYATTFVLDGDVVPVLAKVRDGRPIKLEGNEMGFAKGATTQRVQASVLSLYDSARIRFPLEKAADGFKEAPTYESVDKKIAAALAAVGSKQIVLLSSTLNSPSVQTVIDEFKTKYPTFKHVTYDAISYSGILQANEVSYGKRSIPSYQFDNAKVLVSFGADFLGTWISPVEYAKQFAAGRKIDEKNPTMSRLLQFESMYSMTGASADERYTHKPSELGAVLLALYAKLGGAVTAPAITDKRLTAGIEAAAKELLAAGGNALVVCGSNDVNAQILVNAINDKIGANGKTINFGTTVNYRKGVDADFEQLVNDMNAGSVGAIFILGANPVYTYRDSKKFADGLKKVGVSISFNEREDETTELCNYVLPDHHYLESWGDAEAKSGYLAFIQPTIHPLFKTRSFATSLLKWSGSTVTDYETYFKNYWITKLGGQSAFDKALQDGVIEPATPAVAGATFNSGALAGAVAKLSESKKVGKYELVIYQKVSIGDGKMANNPWLQEMPDPITRACWDNYAIISVKTAEELGYKADDDYEVNPPKPVLKIKAGGKDLSLPLLIIPGMNSNTIAIATGYGRSKKTGRAAFGSGKNIYPMVGFNGQTYEYSVSDVTIEKTDEMYDIAQMQTHSTYGNRIEVIKEASLATIQKDPKHFINERMAELKDYGGVDLEKFEKEGTLYPVYDKPGIKWGMSIDLNTCNGCGACVVACSAENNVSVVGKKQVAKYHDMHWLRIDRYFSGDMEDPDVVFQPMLCQHCDNAPCENVCPVAATNHSSEGLNQMTYNRCIGTRYCPNNCPYKVRRFNWHDWNGADSFKDNQKPLIEYGRINEVTLDMNEDLTRMVLNPDVTVRSRGVIEKCSFCVQRLQEAKLTAKKDSRPMVDSDIKTACQQACPTNAIVFGNSNDKESAVRKQRLAEGVNRTYYVLEQLHVLPNVSYMARIRNTEHTVGNHEEEGHVEKHEEKKETTTEAAH, from the coding sequence ATGAGTAAAAAATATTGGCAAAGTTTCGGAGAGCTGAACAATACAAAGGCATACAATGCAGATGCGGAGAATGAATTTAAAGAGGATCTGCCCTTTGAAATGGACGACAGTGGAGCGAAAGCACCCCGCCGTGACTTTTTGAAATACTTGGGCTTCAGTACTGCAGCAGCAACATTGGCTGCCAGTTGCGAAATTCCGGTGAAGAAAGCAATTCCTTTCCTCAACAAACCTGTTGATATTGTTCCCGGTGTAGCCAATTACTATGCAACTACGTTTGTGCTTGATGGTGATGTAGTTCCTGTGCTGGCGAAAGTAAGAGATGGTCGCCCCATTAAACTCGAAGGAAATGAAATGGGTTTTGCCAAAGGTGCAACTACCCAGCGTGTTCAGGCTTCTGTGCTGAGTTTATATGATTCTGCCCGTATCCGTTTTCCATTGGAAAAAGCAGCAGATGGTTTTAAAGAAGCTCCTACTTACGAATCAGTTGATAAAAAAATTGCAGCTGCTTTAGCGGCTGTTGGAAGCAAACAGATTGTACTCTTAAGTTCAACGCTCAATTCACCCTCTGTTCAAACGGTGATTGACGAGTTCAAAACAAAATACCCAACCTTTAAGCATGTAACTTATGATGCCATTTCTTACAGTGGTATTTTACAGGCAAACGAGGTTTCTTACGGTAAACGCAGCATTCCTTCTTACCAGTTTGATAACGCCAAAGTGCTTGTAAGTTTTGGTGCTGATTTCTTAGGAACATGGATCAGCCCGGTTGAATATGCAAAGCAGTTTGCAGCAGGAAGAAAGATCGATGAGAAGAACCCTACCATGAGCCGTCTTCTTCAGTTTGAAAGTATGTACAGCATGACGGGTGCAAGTGCTGATGAACGTTATACACATAAACCGAGCGAACTTGGTGCTGTGTTGTTAGCTCTTTATGCAAAATTAGGCGGTGCTGTAACGGCTCCTGCTATTACTGATAAACGTTTGACAGCAGGTATTGAAGCAGCAGCAAAAGAATTATTGGCAGCTGGTGGCAATGCTCTTGTAGTTTGCGGAAGCAATGATGTAAATGCACAGATTCTTGTAAATGCAATCAACGATAAGATTGGTGCCAATGGTAAAACCATCAACTTCGGTACAACGGTTAACTACCGTAAAGGGGTTGATGCTGATTTTGAACAGTTGGTGAATGATATGAATGCAGGAAGCGTTGGTGCTATCTTCATTCTTGGTGCTAATCCAGTTTATACTTACAGAGACAGTAAAAAATTTGCAGACGGGTTAAAGAAAGTTGGCGTATCAATTTCTTTTAACGAAAGAGAAGATGAAACAACTGAACTCTGCAACTATGTATTACCTGATCATCATTACCTGGAAAGCTGGGGTGATGCAGAAGCAAAATCAGGATACCTTGCTTTTATTCAGCCTACAATTCATCCTTTATTTAAAACAAGATCATTTGCTACTTCACTCTTAAAGTGGAGCGGAAGTACAGTAACTGATTACGAAACATATTTTAAAAACTACTGGATCACTAAACTCGGTGGTCAGTCAGCATTTGATAAAGCATTGCAGGATGGTGTAATTGAACCAGCCACTCCAGCTGTTGCAGGTGCAACATTTAATAGCGGTGCCTTAGCTGGTGCTGTTGCCAAATTAAGCGAAAGCAAAAAAGTTGGCAAGTACGAACTGGTGATTTATCAGAAAGTAAGTATTGGTGATGGTAAAATGGCCAACAACCCATGGTTGCAGGAAATGCCTGATCCCATTACCCGTGCATGCTGGGACAACTATGCAATCATTTCTGTAAAAACAGCTGAAGAGTTAGGATATAAAGCAGATGATGATTATGAAGTAAATCCTCCAAAGCCTGTATTAAAAATCAAAGCAGGAGGAAAAGATCTTTCACTTCCGTTATTGATCATTCCCGGTATGAATTCAAATACAATTGCTATTGCAACCGGTTATGGCCGCAGTAAGAAAACAGGAAGAGCAGCATTTGGTTCAGGTAAAAATATTTATCCAATGGTTGGCTTTAATGGCCAGACATATGAATATAGTGTCAGCGATGTAACAATCGAAAAGACTGACGAGATGTACGACATTGCCCAGATGCAGACGCACAGCACTTATGGCAATCGTATTGAAGTGATCAAGGAAGCAAGTCTTGCAACGATTCAGAAAGACCCCAAACATTTCATCAACGAACGTATGGCTGAGTTGAAAGATTATGGTGGTGTTGATCTGGAGAAATTTGAAAAAGAAGGAACACTGTATCCTGTGTATGACAAGCCGGGTATTAAATGGGGAATGAGTATTGATCTCAATACCTGTAATGGTTGCGGTGCCTGCGTAGTTGCCTGTAGCGCAGAGAACAATGTTTCTGTTGTTGGTAAAAAACAGGTTGCGAAATATCATGATATGCACTGGTTGCGTATTGACCGCTATTTCAGCGGAGATATGGAAGACCCTGATGTGGTATTCCAGCCAATGCTTTGCCAGCACTGTGATAACGCTCCTTGCGAGAACGTTTGCCCGGTTGCTGCAACGAATCACAGCAGTGAGGGTTTGAACCAGATGACTTATAACCGTTGTATAGGTACAAGATATTGCCCCAACAACTGTCCTTATAAAGTACGTCGTTTTAACTGGCACGACTGGAATGGTGCTGACAGTTTTAAAGACAATCAGAAACCGTTGATTGAGTATGGCAGAATCAACGAAGTAACACTTGATATGAACGAAGACTTAACACGTATGGTGTTGAATCCTGATGTTACAGTCCGCAGCCGTGGTGTCATTGAAAAATGTTCTTTCTGTGTTCAGCGTTTACAGGAAGCTAAATTAACAGCGAAGAAAGACAGCCGTCCAATGGTTGACAGCGATATTAAAACAGCATGTCAGCAGGCTTGTCCAACCAATGCAATTGTATTCGGTAATTCAAATGATAAAGAAAGTGCAGTTCGTAAACAGCGTTTGGCTGAAGGTGTAAACCGTACTTACTATGTACTGGAACAATTACACGTTTTGCCGAATGTAAGTTATATGGCAAGAATTAGAAATACAGAGCATACAGTTGGTAATCATGAAGAAGAAGGACATGTAGAAAAGCACGAAGAGAAAAAGGAAACAACAACTGAAGCAGCACATTAA
- the nrfD gene encoding polysulfide reductase NrfD: MSLLRYESQVREPLVDGHKTYHDVTEDICKPVEAAPSRLWWIGFIISVALLLFGVVSLYKEVVYGTGMWNLNKTIGWGWDITNFVWWVGIGHAGTLISAILLLFRQGWITGVNRAAEAMTIFAVICAGQFPIWHMGRVWMAFFVMPYPNTRGPVWVNFSSPLLWDVFAISTYFTVSLLFWYSGLLPDLATLRDRAKKKWAKAFYGVASFGWTGSTKHWQRHESLSLVLAGLSTPLVLSVHTIVSFDFATSVIPGWHTTIFPPYFVAGAIFSGFAMVQTLMLVTRKVMQLEDYITISHIENMNKVIVLTGSIVGCAYLTELFMAWYSAVKYEQDIFFKYRIAGPYGWSYWLMMTCNVITPQLFWVKKLRRNIAFTFLMSVVVNIGMWFERFVIIVSSLYRDYLPSSWSVYYRPTIWEVGFYLGSFGLFFTCYFLFSKYFPVIAIAEIKHILKKNGESYKEQMDPIEAQTVEEFAHEQVHAH; this comes from the coding sequence ATGTCATTACTAAGGTACGAATCACAGGTTAGGGAGCCATTGGTTGATGGTCACAAAACCTACCACGATGTTACAGAGGATATTTGTAAGCCGGTGGAAGCTGCACCATCACGTTTGTGGTGGATCGGTTTCATTATTTCGGTTGCTCTCCTGTTGTTTGGTGTTGTGAGTCTTTACAAAGAAGTGGTGTATGGTACAGGTATGTGGAACCTGAATAAAACAATCGGATGGGGTTGGGATATTACCAACTTCGTGTGGTGGGTTGGTATTGGTCATGCCGGTACATTGATCTCTGCCATCCTGTTGCTGTTCCGCCAGGGATGGATAACAGGTGTAAACCGTGCGGCTGAAGCAATGACCATCTTTGCGGTTATTTGTGCCGGTCAGTTTCCGATATGGCATATGGGTCGTGTATGGATGGCGTTCTTTGTAATGCCTTATCCAAATACAAGAGGTCCTGTATGGGTGAATTTTAGCTCACCACTTCTCTGGGACGTATTTGCGATCTCTACTTATTTTACAGTATCTCTTTTGTTTTGGTATAGTGGATTGTTACCTGATTTGGCTACACTTCGTGACCGTGCTAAAAAGAAATGGGCAAAAGCATTTTATGGTGTTGCTTCTTTCGGATGGACCGGTTCAACCAAACACTGGCAGCGTCATGAAAGTTTATCACTGGTGTTAGCCGGTTTGAGTACACCGTTAGTATTGTCAGTACACACGATTGTATCTTTTGACTTTGCCACTTCAGTTATTCCCGGATGGCATACTACTATCTTTCCTCCTTACTTCGTTGCGGGTGCCATCTTCTCCGGTTTTGCCATGGTGCAAACCCTGATGCTGGTTACACGTAAAGTAATGCAGCTGGAAGACTATATCACCATCAGCCATATTGAAAATATGAACAAGGTTATTGTATTAACCGGTTCTATTGTTGGTTGTGCATACTTAACTGAATTGTTCATGGCCTGGTACAGCGCTGTAAAGTATGAGCAGGATATTTTCTTCAAATACCGTATTGCCGGTCCTTACGGATGGAGCTACTGGTTGATGATGACCTGTAACGTAATTACTCCGCAGCTGTTCTGGGTGAAAAAACTCCGCCGCAATATTGCGTTCACATTCTTAATGAGTGTGGTGGTAAATATCGGTATGTGGTTCGAACGTTTTGTAATCATCGTATCATCATTGTACCGTGATTACTTACCATCATCCTGGAGTGTGTACTATCGTCCAACTATCTGGGAAGTTGGTTTCTATCTCGGATCATTTGGTTTATTCTTTACCTGTTATTTCCTGTTCTCCAAATACTTCCCTGTAATTGCCATTGCTGAGATCAAACATATTCTCAAGAAAAATGGTGAAAGTTACAAGGAGCAGATGGATCCGATTGAAGCACAAACTGTAGAAGAGTTTGCACACGAACAGGTGCATGCACATTAA
- a CDS encoding quinol:cytochrome C oxidoreductase, producing the protein MALKEQFEIPGGLKKWSFALMGVGVLTLILGIVFLHPFSGGHGEAHGAEAYGATKFWMALMHNGIFWLLVVAASFFFISATTLAQGGWPLAFRRVPEAISGSMNVLGPIALVILLSYVWISDDHHIYHWKDVEHVKVDEKLTHKSSFLNPVFYTGLSLAAVGLWIWFRNWFRKNSLAEDLAAKGDTSFYWKSLAIAAAFLVTYGLTVLSTLPWLWLMSIDAHWYSTMYSWYTFASSWVAGISLMMLFVIYLKNQGYLEFVNDEHIHDIGKFMFAFSIFWTYLWFSQFMLIWYSNQPEETEYFIDRIGIPGQSGPFKAIFLLNLIINFLAPLLILMRRGSKRNYTVVTLMAVIIIFGHWLDFYQMITPGPLQELGQESNTIGHFLYSLGIGAGFLGLIIFLTARYLTKASLLPKNHPLVKESVIHHT; encoded by the coding sequence ATGGCACTGAAAGAGCAATTTGAAATACCGGGCGGATTAAAAAAATGGAGCTTCGCATTGATGGGTGTAGGTGTATTAACACTCATCCTCGGTATCGTATTCCTGCATCCGTTTTCCGGCGGTCATGGTGAAGCCCATGGAGCAGAAGCATATGGCGCAACAAAATTCTGGATGGCACTGATGCATAATGGAATTTTCTGGTTACTGGTTGTAGCGGCAAGTTTCTTCTTTATCTCTGCCACTACATTGGCACAGGGTGGTTGGCCATTGGCGTTCCGTCGTGTACCTGAAGCAATTTCAGGTTCAATGAATGTGTTAGGACCTATAGCCCTAGTGATTTTATTATCGTATGTGTGGATCTCTGACGATCATCATATCTATCACTGGAAAGATGTGGAGCATGTTAAAGTGGACGAAAAACTTACGCATAAAAGCAGTTTTTTAAACCCTGTTTTCTATACCGGATTATCATTGGCAGCTGTTGGTTTATGGATCTGGTTCCGTAACTGGTTCCGCAAAAATTCTTTGGCGGAAGATCTGGCTGCAAAGGGTGATACAAGTTTTTACTGGAAATCGCTGGCTATTGCTGCTGCCTTTCTTGTAACATACGGGTTAACTGTTTTGAGCACTTTACCATGGCTGTGGTTAATGAGCATTGATGCACATTGGTACAGCACCATGTACAGCTGGTACACATTTGCAAGTTCATGGGTAGCCGGTATTTCTTTAATGATGCTGTTTGTGATTTATCTTAAAAACCAGGGATATCTTGAGTTTGTAAACGATGAACATATTCACGACATTGGTAAGTTCATGTTTGCCTTTTCTATCTTCTGGACCTACCTGTGGTTCTCACAGTTCATGCTCATCTGGTACAGTAACCAGCCTGAAGAAACAGAATATTTTATTGACAGAATTGGTATACCGGGTCAGTCTGGGCCTTTTAAGGCAATCTTTTTACTGAATTTGATCATCAATTTCCTTGCTCCGTTGTTAATTTTAATGCGCCGTGGCTCAAAACGTAACTACACTGTAGTAACGTTAATGGCCGTTATTATCATCTTTGGTCACTGGCTGGATTTTTATCAAATGATTACACCGGGTCCTTTGCAGGAACTGGGTCAGGAGTCAAATACAATCGGACATTTTTTATACAGCCTTGGAATTGGTGCAGGATTTTTAGGATTGATTATTTTTCTTACAGCAAGGTATTTAACGAAAGCATCCCTGTTACCTAAAAACCACCCATTAGTAAAAGAAAGTGTAAT